Below is a genomic region from Mycolicibacterium neworleansense.
ACTTCGGCCTTCAACAACTCGCCGACTCGGCGGCGCGAACCGTCTAGTCTGGGCCGGTGAACCGCGGCGACAATATCGTGGTGGTGGGCCGGTCGCCCAGCAAGGCCGAGGCGGTGGACAGTGCCGCAGGAGATCCTGTTCTGGCACAACAACTCTGGGACCGCAGCCTGGAAATGGTCGGAGCCTAGCCCGGAGCCTGCGTGCAGTACGCGCGGCGGGCCGCCCGCAGTGCGACCGCGGACTGCTGCGGCGTGGCCGCGTACTGGCCGGCCATCTGATCGATCACCGCCTGCGCGGGTGTCCCGGTGTAGAGCAGCCGGCACATCTCGCGGCCCACCAGCAACAGCTGGTCGTCGTCACCGGGAAAGACCCCGCGCGTGGCTTTGAGATAGGCGGTGTCTTCCGCGGTCAGCGGTATCGGCCAGGCCGCCGCCTGCGGGGCAGTGGTCCCGAGAAGCGTCCCGAGCACCAGTGCCGCCGCGATCGGCGCCGCCGCACTGCGCCGCAATCCGTTGAACAGTCCGTCGAACATGACCCTCCCCTTCGCCGATAACGGCGTAAGGCGCAGTGGGGGCCGGCAAACACACTTCTTTCGACGCCGCTGCCGCGCTGGTGGCGCAACCTCAGACGTCGGTGGAGTACCGGATACCGCCGTCGGGGATGGCGACCCCGGGCCACACCCTGGCGCCGCGCAACAGTTCGCAGCGGGCACCGATGTCGGCCCCGTCGCCGATCACACCGTCGCGGATCAGCGCCCGCGGGCCGATGCGGGCTCCGAAGCCGATGATCGAACGTTCAATCACCGCACCGGCTTCCACGCGTACGCCGTCGAAGATCACCGCGCCGTCCAGGCGTGCGCCTGCGCCGATCTCGGCTCCGCGGCCCACCACGGTGCCGCCGATCAACAGGGCGCCCGGCGCCACCGCCGCACCCTCGTGAACCAGGGACTCACCGCGCTGGCCGTTGAGCGCCGGCGACGGTGCGATGCCACGGACCAGATCGGCCGATCCACGCACGAAATCGTCCGGTGTGCCCATGTCGCGCCAGTACGAGGCGTCGACGTACCCGCACATCTTCAGTCCACGGGAGAGCACCTCGGGGAAGATCTCGCGCTCTACGGACAGGGCGCGACCGCGCGGGATCTGGTCGATGACGTTGCGGTTGAACACATAACAGCCGGCGTTGATCTGGTCGGTCGGCGGATCCTGGGTCTTCTCCAGGAACGCGGTCACGAAGCCGTCGGCATCGGTTGGCACACAGCCGAACGCACGAGGATCACTGACGCGCACCAGGTGCAGCGTGACGTCTGCCTGGTGGGCGTCATGTGACTCCAGCACCGCGCCCAGGTCTGCCGCCGACAGCACGTCACCGTTGAACACCATGGCAGTGTCGTAGCGCAGCTTGTCCGCCACGTTGGCGATCGCGCCACCGGTGCCCAGTGCCTCGGTCTCGGTGACGTATTCGATCTCGAGCCCGAGGTCGGAGCCGTTACCGAACGCCTCCTCGAAAACCTCGGCCTTGTACGAGGTGCCCATCACCACGTGCTTGATACCGGCCACGGAGATGCGCGCCAGCAGGTGAGTGAGGAACGGGACGCCTGCCGTCGGCAGCATCGGCTTGGGTGCTGAGAGCGTCAACGGCCGGAGCCGGGTACCACGGCCGCCGACGAGTACGACAGCGTCCACTTCCGCGGGATTGATCACGTCAGCGCCCTTTCGCGTGCTTACGTCGAGAACTACCGACCACCAGGCCCGCTCGTGCCGCCAGCGCGCCCCGAATTGTCCACCGTAACGGCGCCTGCCAGGGCGCCGGGTATCGATCAGCCAGAAAAGTGTAGGTACTGCGGTGATGGGCGGCCAAGTTGCGCGCCGGATCGCGGCCGGTGGAGTGCCCCTTGTGGTGGAGCACCTCAGCCGACGGCACGTAGACGTTCTGCCACCCGGCCCGAGCGATGCGGTCACCGAGGTCGACGTCCTCCATATACATGAAGTAGCGCTCGTCAAACCCGCCGACGGCGTCGAAGGCCTCCCGGCGCATCAGCAAGCACGAGCCGGACAGCCAGCCGACCTCGCGCTCACTGGGTTCCTGACGGTCTTGGCGGTAGGCGGCCGTCCACGGATTGGATTTCCAGAACGGGCCGACGACGGCATGCATGCCGCCCCGCACCAGGCTGGGCTGATGGCGCGCCGACGGGTACACCGATCCGTCGGGATCGCGGACCAACGGCCCGAGTGCCCCGGCCCGGGGCCAGCGCTGGGCCGCTTCGAGCAACAGGTCGATCGACCCTGGCCCCCACTGCACGTCGGGGTTGGCGACGATGAAAAACTCCGAGCACTCCGCATCCGATATCTGCTCGGCTCCGCGGTTGACCGCGCTGCCGTAACCCAGATTGCTGCCGGTACGGAGGAGGTGCACGTTCGGGTAGCGCTTTTCGGCCTGCTCGGGTGCGCCGTCGGTGGAGCCGTTGTCGGCCATGACGACCGTCACCGGCCGGTCGGTGGCCAGGGCGAGCGAGGCCAGGAAACGGTCCAGGTGTGGGCCCGGCGAATACGTCACCGTCACCACGACGAGCGGGCGGGCCGCATCCTCAGTCACGGCGTAGAGGGTAGCGGGCCGGAGGGGTGCTCTTCTCCAACCGCTGCCACCAGCGCTTCCCGCCAATCTCGCAGCGGGGACAGGCCGGCCTCGGCGGACCGTAGCGCGGACAGGACGGTGTACGCCGGGCGGGGCGCGGGCCGCGGGTGGCGGTCGCTACCGACGGGGCGGACCCGCTCCGGATCGGCACCGACGGCCGCGAAGGTCTCCCGCGCCTGATCGAACCGGCTGGCCGACCCGGCGTTGGCGGCATGCAGCAGCCCGGGCCGCACGCCGCCGTCGGCGATCTGCAGTAGGGCGGCGACCAGGTCGCCGGTGTAGGTCGGCGATCCGATCTGATCGGCGACCACGTCGACCGGACCGTCCCCGGCCGCCAGCCTGCGCATGGTCGCCACGAAGTCGGTTCCGTCCCCGCCCCGGTACACCCAGGCGGTACGGACGACGTAGGCGTCGGGTTTGGCGGCCAGCACCGCCTGCTCCCCGGCCAGCTTGGTCTGGCCGTAGATGTTGACCGGCCCGGTCTCGTCGTCGACCTCGTACGGAGTGCTGCGCTGCGTGGCCGCGCCGAACACGTAGTCGGTGGAGATGTGCACCAGGTCGGCACCGACCCGTACGCACGCCTCGGCGAGGTTGCCAGGACCGACGGCGTTGACGGCGTAGGCCCTGTCCCGGTCGGTCTCGGCGGCATCCACCTGCGTGTATGCGGCACAGTTGATCACCACGTCGCCGGGCTCGACGAATTGCCGGACGGCCCCGGCGTTGGTGATATCACAATCCGCGGAGGTCAGGGCGAGCACGTCACGCCCCTCGCCACGTCCCTGATCAGCCAATACCCGGCCAACCATGCCGCCGGCTCCGGTGATCACAATCCGTTGCGCCATGCGCCGAGTCTGGCACGCCGGTCGGCGTTACCGGGCTCACGTCCTGGCCGCAAGTAGCCTGGGCAGGTGCCTATCCCCCTGCTTCGCTCCGTCGCCGTCGCCACGGCGTCGGCAGTGGTGCTCGGAACAGGGCTGGCCTGGTCCCAGATCCGCTCCTTCGAATCCGGCATCAACCACATCAGCTCCGCGGCGCTCGGCGGCGGCGGTGAGGACGGGGCCATCGACATCCTGCTGGTCGGTATGGACAGTCGTACCGACGCCCACGGCAACCCGTTGTCGGCGGAGGAGCTGGAGACCTTGCGGGCCGGCGACGACGTCTCGACCAATACCGACACCATCATCCTGGTGCGTATCCCCAACAACGGGAAGTCGGCCACCGCCATCTCCATCCCCCGCGATTCGTACGTCGAAGCGCCCGGCTGGGGAAAGATGAAGATCAACGGCGTGTTCGGCGACGTCAAGCTCGACCGGATGAAGCAGCTCGTCGAGGTCGAGGGTGAAGATCCCGCCGTCGCCGAGCCCAAGGCCACCGAGGCCGCCCGCGAGGAGCTGATCCAGACGGTTGCCGGGTTGACCGGCGTCACGGTCGATCATTACGCCGAGATCGGACTGCTGGGCTTCGCGTTGATCACCGATGCGCTCGGTGGCGTCAATGTCTGCCTCAAAGATGCTGTCTACGAACCGCTTTCGGGTGCCGATTTCCCGGCCGGCTGGCAGAAACTCAACGGCCCGCAAGCGCTGAGCTTCGTTCGGCAACGTCATGACCTGCCGCGCGGTGACCTCGACCGGGTGACCCGCCAGCAGTCCGTGATGGCCTCACTGGCCCATGAGGTGATCTCCAGCAAGACGCTGTCCAGCCCGGGAACACTGGGGCGGTTGCAGGATGCGGTGCAGCGTTCGGTGGTGATCTCCGACGGCTGGGACATCATGAACTTCGTCGAGCAGCTGCAGAAGCTGGCCGCCGGCAGCGTCGCGTTCGCCACCATCCCGATCCTGCGGGAGGACGGCTGGAGCGACGACGGGATGCAGAGCGTGGTCCGGGTGGATCCCGACGAGGTCCACCAATGGGTGTCGAGCCTGCTGCAGGACCAGGACGCGGGCAAGACCGAGCAGCTCAGCTATTCACCGGAGAACACCACCGTCGAGGTGGTCAACGGCACCGACATCAACGGCCTGGCCGCCGCGGTGTCACAGGTGTTGAGCAACAAGGGATTCTTGCCCGGGGCCACCGGCAACCACGAGGGTGCCCCGCCGGCGTCCAGCCAGGTGCTGGCAGCCAAGAGCGACGACCTCGGTGCCCAGGCCGTGTCGAAGGATCTCGGCGGATTGCCGGTGAACGAGGATTCGTCGCTGCCTCCGGGCGCGGTGCGGGTGGTGCTGGCCGCGGATTACACCGGGCCCGGCTCCGACGGCATGGATCCGACCGCGGGTGCGGGCATCGTGGATCCGGCGGCGGCAGGCGACACCTACAGCGATACCGGGGAACAGAGTCCGCCACCACCGCCGTCGCCGATCCTCAACGCGGGTTCCGACGATCCCAAGTGTGTGAACTGATCGTCCTCGAGTAAAACCAGAAGCTATGACCACAGTCAGCGCCGCGGTGCTGGATCCGTTGTTGGCAGCGGATCCGGCGGGGCCGCGGATCACCTATTACGACGACGCCACCGGTGAGCGGATCGAGCTTTCGACGGTGACCATGGCCAACTGGGCCGCCAAGACCGCCAACCTGTTGCGCGACGAGATGGGCGCCGGCCCGGGCACGAGGGTGGCGGTACTCCTGCCCGCGCATTGGCAGACCGCCGCGGTGCTGTTCGGGATCTGGTGGATCGGAAGTGAAGTCGTCCTCGACGGGGAGGCCGACGTGGCCCTGTGCACCCGGGACCGGCTGGACGAGGCCGACGACGCGGTCTCCGGCGGCGAGGTCGCGGTGCTGTCGCTCGACCCGTTCGGCAAGCCCGCCGCGGATCTGCCCATCGGGGTCACCGACTACGCCACCGCGGTGCGGGTGCACGGCGACCAGATCGTGCCCGAACGCGTTGCGGGTCCGGCGCTGGCCGGACGATCGGTCGCCGAGGTGCTGGAAGCCGCCCGGAATGCCGGGGCCGCAGCGGGTTTCACCGGTTCCGACCGGGTGCTCTCCACCGCGTCGTGGGGCACCCCGGAGGAGCTGATCGCGAATCTCGTCGCGGTGTTCGCCGCCGGGGCATCGCTCGTGCAGGTGGCCAATCCCGATCCCGGCGCCCAGGAACGGCGGCGCACGACCGAGAAGGTCACCCGCGGTTAGCTGCGGCAGACGAAAAGGCACCCCGGACGAAGCCGTCCGGGGTGCCTTTCGCGAAGTGATTACTTGAGCAGGGCGCGGCTCATCACCACGCGCTGAATCTGGTTGGTGCCCTCGTAGATCTGGGTGATCTTGGCATCGCGCATCATCCGCTCCACCGGGAAGTCCACGGTGTAGCCCGCGCCGCCGAACAGCTGCACGGCATCGGTGGTGACTTCCATGGCCACGTCGGAGGCGAAGCACTTCGATGCCGCCGAGATGAACCCGAGGTTGGTCTCGCCACGCTCGGCGCGCGCCGCAGCGTGGTAAACCATCAGCCGCGCGGCCTCCAGCTTCATCGCCATGTCGGCCAGCATGAATTGCACGGCCTGGAAATCGGCGATGGCGGTACCGAACTGCTTGCGGTCCTTGGTGTAGGCGATTGCCGCGTCGAGTGCACCCTGGGCGATACCCACGGCCTGTGCCCCGATCGTCGGGCGGGTGTGATCCAGGGTTGCCAGCGCGGTCTTGAAACCGGTGCCGGGCTCGCCGATGATCCGGTCGCCCGGAATGCGGCAGTTCTCGAAGTACAGCTCGGTGGTCGGGCTGCCCTTGATGCCGAGCTTGCGCTCCTTGGGGCCGACGCTGAAGCCTTCGTCGTCCTTGTGCACGACGAACGCCGAGATGCCGTTGGCGCCCTTGTCCGGGTCGGTCACCGCCATCACGGTGTACCAGGTCGACTTGCCGCCGTTGGTGATCCAGCACTTGGTGCCGTTGAGGATCCAGTCGTCGCCGTCGGCCTTGGCGCGGGTGCGCATGCCGGCGGCATCGCTGCCCGCCTCGCGCTCGCTCAACGCGTAGGAGGCCATCGCCTCACCGGAGGCCAGCGACGGCAGCACCTGCTTCTTGAGCTCATCGGAGCCGCGCAGGATCAGGCCCATGGTGCCCAGCTTGTTGACCGCCGGGATCAGCGAGGCCGAGCAGTCCACCCGGGCCACTTCCTCGATCACGATGCAGGCCGCGACCGAGTCCGCGCCCTGACCGCCGTACTCCTCCGGCACGTGAATCGCGTTGAAACCCGAGGCATTCAGGGCCTGCAGAGCTTCCTCCGGGAAGCGGGCATTCTCGTCGACGTCGGCGGCGTGCGGGGCGATCTCCTTTTCCGCCAGCGCCCGGATCGCCGCCCGGAGCTCCTGATGCTCCTCCGGCAGCTGAAACAGATCGAATGATGGGTTACCGCCCCAGCCGGCCATGATCTTCTCCTTACGCTTTTTAGCTCGTGGCTCTTGGATCCATCGTTGCGCGGACTGCACGTCGCGTGCATCGCCCTGCTACTTTTGGTACCCAGTACCATATCATCGGCACTCAGTACCACGAAAGGTGCACTCATGACCGCCCTGCCAAGTACCCGGGAGCGCCTGGTGAGCGCGGCATTCGAGCTGTTCGAGGAGCGTGGGTACGAGGCCACCAGCGTCGATGACATCGCGACACGAGCGGGGGTAGGACGCACCACCGCGTTTCGTCAGTTCCGATCGAAAGAGGCGTTGATCTTTCCCGATCACGAGACGCTGCTGCTCCGCGCCGACGAGAGGTTGTCAGCGGCGCCGGCCGAAATGCTCCCCGCCGAGGTCATCGCGGTGGCAACCACATCGGTATTCGAGAACTATCTCGCCGAAGGCGAGCGCGCCCGGACGCGGTACCGGCTCACCCGCTCGGTACCTGCCCTACGTGACTTCGAAACGGCCGTGGTGTCGCGGTATGTCCGGCTGTTCACCAAACACCTGCGGGCCGCACAGACCGAGGATTGGACAGCGGACCTGCGCGCCGAACTGTTCGCCAACGCCGTGGTGGCCGCACACAACCATGTGCTGCGCCGGTGGCTGCGCGGCGACTCGACCAACCCGCGGTCTGACCTGGCCGAGGCGCTGGCCGCGACCTGGCCGATCTACCGGGGCGGTGGCGGCCGCACCGCAGTGGTGGTGATGTCGACCGATGAACCGATCGAGTCCCTGACCCCGCGCATTCGCGAGCTGATCGGGGATTGAGTCAGCTGTCGCCCAGCAGGCGATCGCGCAGGGCGGCGTCCTTGGCCAGCACCATGGCTTCCAGGTCGGCCTGGAATTTCACCATTCGGGCCCTCAGCTCGGTGTCGGCGGAGCCCAGGATTCGCACGGCCAGCAAGCCCGCATTGCGTGCCCCGCCAATGGAAACCGTCGCCACCGGCACCCCGGCGGGCATCTGCACGATGGAAAGCAAGGAGTCCATTCCGTCGAGGCGGGCCAGCGGTACCGGGACCCCGATCACCGGAAGCGCTGTGGCAGACGCGACCATGCCGGGCAGGTGGGCGGCTCCGCCCGCCCCGGCGATGATCACCTCGACGCCCCGGTCCGCGGCGGTCTTGGCGTAGTCGAGCATGCGCTGCGGGGTGCGGTGCGCGGAGACGACACCGACCTCGAACGGCACCTCGAACTCCGCGAGCGCCTCGGCCGCGTCGGACATCACCGACCAGTCGCTGTCGCTGCCCATGATGAGCCCGACCCGTGCACTACTTCCCGGCATGTTCATCCCATCCGTCGGTCCACTCGCCGTGTGACAACCAGTGCGCTGCCCGTACCGCACGCTCGCGAAGTTCATCCATATCAGCGCCGATGATGTTGACGTGGCCGAGCTTGCGTCCCGGCCGTTCACCCTTGCCGTACAGGTGCACCTTCGCGTCGGGGATCCGCGCGAAGAGGTGGTGCAGCCGCTCGTCCATCGACATCGTCGGGGTCTGCGGCGCCCCGAGCACGTTGGCCATCACCGCGGCCGGCGCGATCGCCGAGGTGTCGCCCAGCGGATAGTCCAGGACCGCCCGCAGGTGCTGCTCGAACTGGCTGGTGACCGCGCCGTCCATGGTCCAGTGCCCGGAATTGTGTGGGCGCATTGCCAGCTCGTTGACCAGCAGCCTGCCGTCGACGGTCTCGAACAGCTCAACTGCCAACACCCCGACCACGCCCAGCTCGTTCGCCAGCCGCAGGCCGAGTTCCTGTGCGGCCGAACCCAACTCGTCGGACAGGCCGGGCGCCGGCGCGTACGCCTCGACGCAGATGCCGTCGCGCTGCACGGTTTCGACGACGGGCCAGGCCGCGCCCTGCCCGAACGGCGAGCGCGCCACCAGCGCCGCGAGTTCCCGGCGCATCGCGACGCGTTCCTCGGCAAGGACCGGTACCCCGTCGGCCAGGTAACCGGCCACAACCTCACGGGCGGCGGCCAGGTCGTCGGCCATCACCACGCCCTTGCCGTCATAGCCGCCGCGCACGGTCTTGATCACCACCGGACCGTCGATCTGCCGCACGAACTCCTCGACGTCGGCGACCGAGGTGACCTCGGCGAAACGCGGCACCGGGGCACCCAGGCCGTGCAACTTGCGGCGCATGAGGAGCTTGTCCTGGGCGTGTATCAGCGCCTGGGGAGGCGGGTTCACCGTGACCCCTTCGGCCACGAGCTTCTCCAGGTGCTCGGTCGGCACGTGCTCGTGGTCGAACGTCAACGCCGACGCCCCGGCCGCGGCCTGGCGCAGCGCGTCCAGGTCGGTGTGGGAGCCGATGACGACGTCGGGGGTGACCTGGGCGGCGGATTCGTCCGGCCCGGAGGCCAGCACCCGCAGGGTCTGCCCGAGCGCGATGGCTGCCTGGTGAGTCATCCTGGCGAGCTGGCCGCCGCCGATCATCGCCACCACAGGAGATGCACCGCTCGCGGGGGACGGCGGATTTTGGGGAGTTGTCGGCACGCACTCTATGGTGTCATGCGCGGATTGGTGTCCTCGCCATGACCGGCTCATTGACCTGCGGTTAAGGTCGGGCTTCACAGCGATTCGGCATCGAACGGCGCATTTCCGTACACTGCCTACCTGTGTCCTTCGCCGATGCGACAATCGCTCGATTGCCGCGATTCGTCCGTCCCTATGCCGAGCGGCATCACGAACTGATCAAGTTCGCGATCGTCGGCGCGACGACATTCGTCATTGATTCGGCGATCTTCTACACCCTCAAGCTCACGGTGCTGGAACCCAAACCGGTCACCGCGAAGATCATCGCAGGCATCGTCGCGGTGATCGCCTCCTACATTCTCAACCGGGAATGGAGCTTCCAGAACCGCGGCGGCCGCGAACGCCACCACGAGGCCCTGCTGTTCTTCGCGTTCAGCGGCGTGGGCGTGCTGCTGTCGATGCTGCCGCTGTATTTCTCCAGCTACGTGCTGGGCCTGCGGGTTCCCGAGGTGTCGCTGACGGTCGAGAACATCGCCGACTTCATCTCGGCCTACATCCTGGGCAACCTGCTGCAGATGGCGTTCCGGTTCTGGGCGTTCCGCCGCTGGGTGTTCCCCGACGAGTTCGTCGACAAGCCCGATCTGGCGCTGGAGTCAACCCTGACCGGCGGCGGGTTCATCGAAGCGTTCGAGGATCACGCCGAGCGCAAGTCCGCGACCGTCACGCCGTTGCGACGGCCCAGCCGACGCGCGAAAGCCCGTCAGCTGGGCGATGATTCGGACCCGGTGTCCAAGAGTTCCTGACACCGCACCAGTATCAGGATTGCGGCGGCACTACTTCTTGAAGGCGTCCTTCACCTTCTCGCCGGCCTGCTTCAGGTTGCCCTTGGCCTGATCTGTGTGTCCCTCGGCTTCGGTGTCGGTATCCCCGGTCGCCTGACCGACCTTCTCTTTGGCCTTGCCGGCCAACTCTTCGGCCTTGTTCTTCGCCTTGTCGACGCCGCTCATGTTCTCCTCCTTGGCAGTGCCATGCTGCGATCAAGGTGAGATTGCCCGGACGCGGTGCGCACCAAACCGGCAACAAGGCGCGTCAGCTCGGTGACTCTTCGGTGCCCAGCGTGTCGAAGACTTCGTGGTACAGCAGTGAGTGCACCTGTTCCACGCGCGGAATGTCGTGGAATTCCAGAGGATCCTGCGATGCCGATTCGATGATCAGGGTGCCGGTGCGCAGCAGCCGGTCGGTCAGCCCGTGACGGAACTCGACACTGTTGATCCGCGCCAGCGGGATGTCGATTCCTGAGCGGGTCAGCAGGCCGTGGCGGAACATCACCCGCCGGTCGGTGATGACGAAGTGCGTCGTCCACCAGTTCAGGAACGGCCAGACCGTCAGCCACCCGACCACGATCAGCCAGATCGCCCCGATCACGATGAACAGCACGTTCTTGGCGGTGGCCTGCCAGTCCATGGTGTTGACCACGGCGGCGACGAATGCCGCTGCCGCGGTGATCAGCAGCAGGACCAGGACCGCGCCAATCAGACGCTTCCAGTGCGGGTGCCGATGCAGCACCACCTGCTCGTCGTTGGCCAGCACATTCTCCGGGTAGCCCACGGCAGCACTCTACGACGCGTCGGGGCGTAGATGGGTGATGTCGCCCGCCGAGACGGTGACCCGTTCGGCGCCGGTGTCGATGATCAACCGTCCGAGCTCGTCGACGTCGACGGCCGTGCCCACCAACATGTTGTCCCCCGGCAGGATCGCGCGGACCCGGCTGCCGATGGTGACGCTGCGCTCGCGATAGTCGGCGGCCAGTTTCGGGTCGGCGTTACGCCAGTCGGTGAAACGGGCAGCCAGGTGCCGAAGCAGTGCCTGGGCGAGCGGGTTGCGGTCCACGGTGCCCGCACCGAGCTGGGTCAGCGACGTGGCCCGCGGGTCCGGGGCTTCCTCGGCGGTCATCGTGACGTTCAGGCCGAGCCCCACGACGACGACCGGAGTCGGCGACGCCACCTCGGCAAGGATGCCTGCCAGCTTTCCCCCGCCCGCGCCGACCAGTACGTCGTTGGGCCATTTCAAGCCGACGCGCACGCCGGTGACCTCCGCGACGGCGTCGACGACGGCGACGCCGGTGGCAAGCGGCAGCCATCCCCAGGCGTCCGTGAGCACCCCGGCCGCGTCGACCCCGACCGACAACGCCAACTGCGACCGCGGCGGCGCCGACCATTGCCGGCCATGCCGGCCACGTCCGGCGCTCTGGTACTCGGCCAGCAGGACCGCGCCCGCGATGTCGTCGCCGACGGCCGCCCGCGCAAGCAGGTCGGCGTTGGTGGATCCGGTTTCCTCGACGACGTCGAGCCGACGCCAGGGCGCGCTCAACGATTCCCGCAAGGTCGTGACA
It encodes:
- a CDS encoding DUF732 domain-containing protein, with the translated sequence MFDGLFNGLRRSAAAPIAAALVLGTLLGTTAPQAAAWPIPLTAEDTAYLKATRGVFPGDDDQLLLVGREMCRLLYTGTPAQAVIDQMAGQYAATPQQSAVALRAARRAYCTQAPG
- the manB gene encoding mannose-1-phosphate guanylyltransferase, with the protein product MINPAEVDAVVLVGGRGTRLRPLTLSAPKPMLPTAGVPFLTHLLARISVAGIKHVVMGTSYKAEVFEEAFGNGSDLGLEIEYVTETEALGTGGAIANVADKLRYDTAMVFNGDVLSAADLGAVLESHDAHQADVTLHLVRVSDPRAFGCVPTDADGFVTAFLEKTQDPPTDQINAGCYVFNRNVIDQIPRGRALSVEREIFPEVLSRGLKMCGYVDASYWRDMGTPDDFVRGSADLVRGIAPSPALNGQRGESLVHEGAAVAPGALLIGGTVVGRGAEIGAGARLDGAVIFDGVRVEAGAVIERSIIGFGARIGPRALIRDGVIGDGADIGARCELLRGARVWPGVAIPDGGIRYSTDV
- a CDS encoding glycosyltransferase family 2 protein; its protein translation is MTEDAARPLVVVTVTYSPGPHLDRFLASLALATDRPVTVVMADNGSTDGAPEQAEKRYPNVHLLRTGSNLGYGSAVNRGAEQISDAECSEFFIVANPDVQWGPGSIDLLLEAAQRWPRAGALGPLVRDPDGSVYPSARHQPSLVRGGMHAVVGPFWKSNPWTAAYRQDRQEPSEREVGWLSGSCLLMRREAFDAVGGFDERYFMYMEDVDLGDRIARAGWQNVYVPSAEVLHHKGHSTGRDPARNLAAHHRSTYTFLADRYPAPWQAPLRWTIRGALAARAGLVVGSSRRKHAKGR
- the rfbD gene encoding dTDP-4-dehydrorhamnose reductase — protein: MAQRIVITGAGGMVGRVLADQGRGEGRDVLALTSADCDITNAGAVRQFVEPGDVVINCAAYTQVDAAETDRDRAYAVNAVGPGNLAEACVRVGADLVHISTDYVFGAATQRSTPYEVDDETGPVNIYGQTKLAGEQAVLAAKPDAYVVRTAWVYRGGDGTDFVATMRRLAAGDGPVDVVADQIGSPTYTGDLVAALLQIADGGVRPGLLHAANAGSASRFDQARETFAAVGADPERVRPVGSDRHPRPAPRPAYTVLSALRSAEAGLSPLRDWREALVAAVGEEHPSGPLPSTP
- a CDS encoding LCP family protein; translation: MPIPLLRSVAVATASAVVLGTGLAWSQIRSFESGINHISSAALGGGGEDGAIDILLVGMDSRTDAHGNPLSAEELETLRAGDDVSTNTDTIILVRIPNNGKSATAISIPRDSYVEAPGWGKMKINGVFGDVKLDRMKQLVEVEGEDPAVAEPKATEAAREELIQTVAGLTGVTVDHYAEIGLLGFALITDALGGVNVCLKDAVYEPLSGADFPAGWQKLNGPQALSFVRQRHDLPRGDLDRVTRQQSVMASLAHEVISSKTLSSPGTLGRLQDAVQRSVVISDGWDIMNFVEQLQKLAAGSVAFATIPILREDGWSDDGMQSVVRVDPDEVHQWVSSLLQDQDAGKTEQLSYSPENTTVEVVNGTDINGLAAAVSQVLSNKGFLPGATGNHEGAPPASSQVLAAKSDDLGAQAVSKDLGGLPVNEDSSLPPGAVRVVLAADYTGPGSDGMDPTAGAGIVDPAAAGDTYSDTGEQSPPPPPSPILNAGSDDPKCVN
- a CDS encoding TIGR03089 family protein; amino-acid sequence: MTTVSAAVLDPLLAADPAGPRITYYDDATGERIELSTVTMANWAAKTANLLRDEMGAGPGTRVAVLLPAHWQTAAVLFGIWWIGSEVVLDGEADVALCTRDRLDEADDAVSGGEVAVLSLDPFGKPAADLPIGVTDYATAVRVHGDQIVPERVAGPALAGRSVAEVLEAARNAGAAAGFTGSDRVLSTASWGTPEELIANLVAVFAAGASLVQVANPDPGAQERRRTTEKVTRG
- a CDS encoding acyl-CoA dehydrogenase; translated protein: MAGWGGNPSFDLFQLPEEHQELRAAIRALAEKEIAPHAADVDENARFPEEALQALNASGFNAIHVPEEYGGQGADSVAACIVIEEVARVDCSASLIPAVNKLGTMGLILRGSDELKKQVLPSLASGEAMASYALSEREAGSDAAGMRTRAKADGDDWILNGTKCWITNGGKSTWYTVMAVTDPDKGANGISAFVVHKDDEGFSVGPKERKLGIKGSPTTELYFENCRIPGDRIIGEPGTGFKTALATLDHTRPTIGAQAVGIAQGALDAAIAYTKDRKQFGTAIADFQAVQFMLADMAMKLEAARLMVYHAAARAERGETNLGFISAASKCFASDVAMEVTTDAVQLFGGAGYTVDFPVERMMRDAKITQIYEGTNQIQRVVMSRALLK
- a CDS encoding TetR/AcrR family transcriptional regulator, which encodes MTALPSTRERLVSAAFELFEERGYEATSVDDIATRAGVGRTTAFRQFRSKEALIFPDHETLLLRADERLSAAPAEMLPAEVIAVATTSVFENYLAEGERARTRYRLTRSVPALRDFETAVVSRYVRLFTKHLRAAQTEDWTADLRAELFANAVVAAHNHVLRRWLRGDSTNPRSDLAEALAATWPIYRGGGGRTAVVVMSTDEPIESLTPRIRELIGD
- the purE gene encoding 5-(carboxyamino)imidazole ribonucleotide mutase, whose protein sequence is MPGSSARVGLIMGSDSDWSVMSDAAEALAEFEVPFEVGVVSAHRTPQRMLDYAKTAADRGVEVIIAGAGGAAHLPGMVASATALPVIGVPVPLARLDGMDSLLSIVQMPAGVPVATVSIGGARNAGLLAVRILGSADTELRARMVKFQADLEAMVLAKDAALRDRLLGDS
- a CDS encoding 5-(carboxyamino)imidazole ribonucleotide synthase, translated to MSRSWRGHQSAHDTIECVPTTPQNPPSPASGASPVVAMIGGGQLARMTHQAAIALGQTLRVLASGPDESAAQVTPDVVIGSHTDLDALRQAAAGASALTFDHEHVPTEHLEKLVAEGVTVNPPPQALIHAQDKLLMRRKLHGLGAPVPRFAEVTSVADVEEFVRQIDGPVVIKTVRGGYDGKGVVMADDLAAAREVVAGYLADGVPVLAEERVAMRRELAALVARSPFGQGAAWPVVETVQRDGICVEAYAPAPGLSDELGSAAQELGLRLANELGVVGVLAVELFETVDGRLLVNELAMRPHNSGHWTMDGAVTSQFEQHLRAVLDYPLGDTSAIAPAAVMANVLGAPQTPTMSMDERLHHLFARIPDAKVHLYGKGERPGRKLGHVNIIGADMDELRERAVRAAHWLSHGEWTDGWDEHAGK
- a CDS encoding GtrA family protein, whose translation is MSFADATIARLPRFVRPYAERHHELIKFAIVGATTFVIDSAIFYTLKLTVLEPKPVTAKIIAGIVAVIASYILNREWSFQNRGGRERHHEALLFFAFSGVGVLLSMLPLYFSSYVLGLRVPEVSLTVENIADFISAYILGNLLQMAFRFWAFRRWVFPDEFVDKPDLALESTLTGGGFIEAFEDHAERKSATVTPLRRPSRRAKARQLGDDSDPVSKSS
- a CDS encoding CsbD family protein produces the protein MSGVDKAKNKAEELAGKAKEKVGQATGDTDTEAEGHTDQAKGNLKQAGEKVKDAFKK